The following are encoded together in the Oceanobacillus zhaokaii genome:
- a CDS encoding HD domain-containing protein: MFQEVAGIKIPDTKLAKDAADILREFGNDLLWNHSNRVFLFGAVNGTKAKQNYDLELLYVSALFHDLGLTKKFSSPDLRFEVDGANAARSFLQQYQIPAESIRLVWDAIALHTTPGVAEHKESEVALLFSGVGLDVMGDGFEQFPADLREEIIKAFPRNNFKKEIIPAFYEGFKHKPETTFGNMKEDIIKHFRPEYNNKNFCNCILHSPWTE; encoded by the coding sequence ATGTTTCAAGAAGTAGCAGGTATAAAAATTCCAGATACTAAACTGGCGAAAGATGCAGCAGATATTTTACGCGAATTCGGGAATGACTTGTTATGGAATCATTCGAATCGTGTGTTTTTATTTGGTGCAGTCAATGGAACAAAAGCAAAACAGAATTATGATTTAGAGTTGCTGTATGTTAGTGCATTATTCCATGATTTAGGCTTAACCAAAAAGTTCAGTAGTCCAGATTTACGATTTGAGGTAGATGGTGCGAATGCAGCTAGGAGCTTTTTGCAGCAGTATCAAATTCCAGCTGAATCGATTCGCCTTGTATGGGATGCAATTGCATTACACACGACACCTGGCGTCGCAGAGCATAAAGAATCTGAAGTAGCACTACTTTTTTCAGGTGTTGGTTTAGATGTAATGGGAGATGGATTCGAACAATTCCCAGCTGACTTGCGTGAAGAAATTATAAAAGCCTTCCCACGCAACAATTTCAAAAAAGAAATTATTCCAGCGTTCTATGAGGGCTTTAAGCATAAGCCAGAAACGACCTTTGGTAATATGAAGGAAGATATCATTAAACATTTTAGGCCGGAATATAATAATAAAAATTTCTGTAATTGTATTTTACATTCACCATGGACGGAATAG
- a CDS encoding LysR family transcriptional regulator — translation MELRHLEYFLMVSKELHFTRAAEKLGISQPTLSHQIKMLEQEVGYSLFNRIGKKIELTKVGEIVQQEALNIQSSLKSISSQIRAFSNVEIGELKIAVLPGEITDLVSTLCGEFNQLYPNIKVFVQTTDQVEKAVLENQADFGIGFTFNNSDMLQVTKLYDEEFYLISNENNEERKISFSTVLDSSLILFPNIHQCRQILDKTSSEFGRKLDPIIETSSIESILKLVRNGVGNSVVSRTLYEFYDTDDLYFQHIERPSLTRSIYLVMKKNSFINYAARKYIQLLVGEIERLRFDTEKVAMASLYHSLL, via the coding sequence ATCGAATTACGACATTTAGAATACTTTTTAATGGTTAGTAAAGAGCTGCATTTTACGAGAGCAGCAGAGAAATTGGGGATTTCGCAACCTACGTTGAGCCACCAGATTAAAATGCTTGAACAAGAAGTGGGGTATTCACTTTTTAACCGTATTGGTAAGAAGATTGAACTTACTAAGGTGGGTGAAATTGTACAACAGGAGGCATTAAATATTCAAAGCTCTTTAAAAAGTATTTCTTCTCAAATTAGAGCATTTTCAAATGTAGAAATAGGAGAATTAAAAATTGCTGTCCTACCAGGAGAAATAACGGATTTGGTATCTACTTTGTGTGGTGAATTTAATCAGCTATATCCGAATATTAAAGTGTTTGTTCAAACTACGGATCAAGTGGAAAAGGCTGTTTTAGAGAATCAAGCTGATTTTGGAATTGGCTTTACATTTAATAACAGTGATATGCTGCAGGTGACGAAATTGTATGATGAAGAATTTTACTTGATTAGTAATGAAAATAATGAAGAGCGGAAAATTTCATTTTCTACCGTTTTAGACAGTTCTCTTATATTATTTCCCAATATACATCAATGCAGACAAATACTTGATAAAACGAGCAGTGAGTTTGGCAGGAAGTTAGATCCTATCATTGAAACCTCTAGTATTGAATCTATCTTAAAACTGGTTCGAAATGGGGTTGGCAACAGTGTTGTTTCACGGACATTATATGAGTTTTATGATACAGACGATTTATACTTCCAGCATATTGAACGACCATCTTTAACTAGATCCATTTATCTCGTGATGAAAAAGAATAGTTTTATCAATTATGCAGCACGCAAGTACATTCAGTTATTAGTTGGGGAAATCGAAAGGCTGCGCTTTGATACAGAAAAAGTTGCGATGGCTTCTTTATATCATTCTTTATTATAG
- a CDS encoding undecaprenyl-diphosphate phosphatase, with product MEELEIFYIIKMIIIGLVQGFTEPIPVSSSGHVMIASEVLGLGEQGFTFAILTNTASLLAILYIYRKDIIRLISNSIYYLRTKNSRYKSDFRFVCFIVIGTVPAGLLGILLNDYIAENVSMTTIAVMLFVTGIALWLIRNMKGSKNERDITIKDAFIVGLGQAVALTPGISRSGATIISAIAVGMKQDTALRFSFMLYIPVSLGGVVLGFSDFLNEPNKADLAIPYLVAFIATSLMTYFAMKWFMGIMRNGKLVYFTYYCFIVGILLLIFY from the coding sequence ATGGAAGAATTAGAGATATTCTATATAATAAAAATGATTATTATTGGGTTGGTTCAAGGTTTTACAGAACCTATCCCTGTGTCATCAAGTGGACATGTAATGATTGCCAGTGAAGTTTTAGGACTGGGTGAACAAGGGTTTACTTTTGCAATACTTACAAATACTGCTTCACTATTAGCGATACTTTATATTTACAGAAAAGATATTATCAGGCTTATAAGCAATTCGATTTATTATTTGAGAACCAAAAATTCCCGCTATAAAAGTGACTTTCGATTCGTTTGTTTCATAGTTATAGGAACGGTTCCAGCAGGTCTTCTTGGAATTTTATTAAATGACTATATTGCAGAAAATGTCAGTATGACTACAATTGCCGTTATGCTCTTTGTAACAGGGATTGCCCTTTGGTTAATTCGTAATATGAAGGGATCTAAAAACGAACGTGACATTACGATTAAGGATGCGTTCATTGTTGGTTTAGGTCAGGCTGTCGCATTAACCCCTGGCATTAGCCGTTCAGGTGCAACGATAATTTCAGCAATAGCAGTTGGTATGAAACAAGATACAGCACTTCGATTCTCATTTATGTTGTATATTCCAGTAAGTCTTGGGGGAGTTGTACTCGGTTTTTCTGACTTTTTGAATGAACCTAATAAAGCAGACTTAGCAATTCCATATTTAGTAGCGTTTATTGCAACTTCGCTAATGACTTATTTTGCGATGAAGTGGTTTATGGGAATTATGAGAAATGGTAAACTAGTATACTTTACATACTATTGTTTCATCGTTGGGATATTGCTTTTAATCTTCTATTAA